The proteins below come from a single Mustela nigripes isolate SB6536 chromosome 14, MUSNIG.SB6536, whole genome shotgun sequence genomic window:
- the ZC3H12A gene encoding endoribonuclease ZC3H12A produces the protein MSLWELGSPRPAQKPSAEETSAVELQMKVDFFRKLGYSSAEIHSVLQKLGVQADTNTVLGELVKHGSAAERERQASPDPCTQPPLVPRGGGTPKAPTLEPSAPEENKEGSDLRPVVIDGSNVAMSHGNKEVFSCRGILLAVNWFLERGHTDITVFVPSWRKEQPRPDVPITDQHILRELEKKKILVFTPSRRVGGKRVVCYDDRFIVKLAFESDGVVVSNDTYRDLQSERQEWKRFIEERLLMYSFVNDKFMPPDDPLGRHGPSLDNFLRKKPLTAEHRKQPCPYGRKCTYGIKCRFFHPERPSRPQRSVADELRANALLPPARAPGKDKSGHRASPSSQPSSVPTEHEQCSLDGKKLGAQASPGPHREGLTQPFAPAGRILPPTGGSGSSFGPTDLFSQTPDSLPYTSQECLDSGIGSLESQMSELWGVRGGGPGEPGPPRGPYAGYSPYGAELPTPRAFSAFGGAVGAGHFSVPADYAPPPAAFPAREYWSEPYQLPPPTPVLQDQQVPGPGADRGLWGGTSSLAKERASVYTKLCGVFPPHLVEAVMGRFPQLLDPQRLAAEILSYQPRHPSK, from the exons ATGAGTCTGTGGGAACTGGGTTCCCCCAGGCCAGCTCAGAAGCCCAGCGCGGAGGAGACATCGGCTGTGGAGCTGCAGATGAAGGTTGATTTCTTCCGGAAGCTTGGCTACTCATCTGCTGAGATCCACAGTGTCCTGCAGAAACTGGGGGTGCAGGCCGACACCAACACAGTGCTGGGCGAGCTGGTCAAACATGGGTCAGCAGCCGAGCGGGAGCGCCAGGCCTCCCCAGACCCCTGCACTCAGCCCCCACTGGTCCCCCGGGGTGGGGGCACCCCCAAGGCTCCCACCCTGGAACCCTCGGCACCAGAGGAGAACAAGGAGGGCAGTGACCTGAGACCTGTGGTCATCGACGGGAGCAACGTGGCCATGAG tcACGGGAACAAGGAAGTGTTCTCCTGCCGGGGCATCCTCCTGGCAGTGAACTGGTTTCTGGAGCGGGGCCACACAGACATCACAGTATTTGTGCCATCCTGGAGGAAGGAGCAGCCTCGGCCCGATGTGCCCATCACAG ACCAGCACATCCTGCGGGAGCTGGAGAAGAAGAAGATCCTGGTGTTCACCCCGTCTCGGCGCGTGGGTGGCAAGCGCGTGGTATGCTATGATGACCGCTTCATTGTGAAGCTAGCTTTCGAGTCTGATGGGGTGGTGGTCTCCAACGACACGTACCGGGACCTCCAGAGCGAGCGGCAGGAATGGAAGCGCTTCATTGAGGAGCGGCTGCTCATGTATTCCTTCGTCAACGACAA GTTCATGCCGCCTGATGACCCTCTGGGCCGTCACGGGCCAAGCCTGGACAACTTCCTTCGTAAGAAGCCACTCACAGCAGAGCACAGGAAGCAGCCTTGTCCCTATG GGAGAAAATGCACCTACGGGATCAAGTGCCGATTCTTCCACCCGGAGCGGCCGAGCCGCCCACAGCGCTCTGTGGCTGACGAGCTCCGCGCCAACGCCCTCCTCCCACCCGCTAGGGCCCCGGGCAAGGACAAAAGTGGCCATCGGGCTTCACCCTCATCCCAGCCCAGCTCTGTGCCCACAGAGCATGAGCAGTGTAGCCTGGATGGGAAGAAGCTAGGAGCCCAGGCATCCCCGGGGCCGCACCGAGAGGGTCTGACCCAGCCCTTCGCCCCAGCGGGCAGGATCCTGCCCCCTACTGGGGGCAGTGGCAGCAGCTTTGGGCCCACAGACCTATTCTCCCAGACACCAGATTCTCTCCCATACACCTCCCAAGAGTGTCTGGACTCGGGCATTGGCTCCCTGGAGAGCCAGATGTCAGAACTGTGGGGGGTTCGTGGAGGAGGCCCCGGTGAGCCCGGCCCTCCTCGGGGCCCTTACGCCGGCTACAGCCCCTACGGGGCCGAGCTCCCAACCCCTCGGGCCTTCTCTGCCTTTGGAGGGGCCGTGGGTGCCGGCCACTTCAGTGTCCCTGCCGACTATGCCCCCCCGCCGGCTGCTTTCCCAGCTCGAGAGTACTGGTCTGAGCCCTACCAGCTGCCCCCGCCCACCCCAGTCCTGCAGGACCAGCAGGTGCCAGGCCCGGGTGCTGACAGGGGCCTGTGGGGCGGGACCAGCAGCCTGGCCAAGGAGCGAGCCAGCGTGTACACCAAGCTGTGCGGGGTCTTCCCCC